A section of the Streptomyces sp. NBC_00178 genome encodes:
- the map gene encoding type I methionyl aminopeptidase has protein sequence MSGQSLLVPGEITPVRSVPGNIRRPEYVGKPAPTPYTGPEVQDSDTVERMRIAGRIAAQAMEEAAKHIAPGVTTDELDRVAHEFMVDHGAYPSTLGYRGFPKSLCTSLNEVICHGIPDSTVLRDGDIVNLDVTAYINGVHGDNNATYLCGDVDEESRLLVERTRESLNRAIKSVRPGRQINVIGRVIESYAKRFGYGVVRDFTGHGINTSFHSGLIVPHYDSPHATTVMQPGMTFTIEPMLTLGTHDYDMWDDGWTVVTKDRRRTAQFEHTLVVTETGADILTLP, from the coding sequence ATGTCTGGCCAGTCGCTTCTCGTACCAGGGGAGATCACTCCCGTCCGATCCGTTCCCGGAAACATCCGGCGTCCCGAGTACGTGGGCAAGCCCGCCCCCACGCCGTACACGGGGCCGGAGGTCCAGGACTCCGACACCGTGGAACGCATGCGGATCGCGGGCCGCATCGCGGCGCAGGCGATGGAGGAGGCCGCCAAGCACATCGCCCCGGGGGTCACCACCGACGAACTCGACCGGGTCGCCCACGAGTTCATGGTGGACCACGGGGCGTACCCGTCGACCCTGGGCTACCGCGGGTTCCCGAAGTCGCTCTGCACCTCGCTCAACGAGGTCATCTGCCACGGCATCCCCGACTCCACGGTGCTGCGCGACGGGGACATCGTGAACCTCGACGTCACGGCGTACATCAACGGGGTGCACGGCGACAACAACGCCACCTACCTCTGCGGGGACGTGGACGAGGAGTCACGGCTCCTGGTGGAGCGCACCCGGGAGTCGCTGAACCGCGCCATCAAGTCCGTGCGCCCCGGCCGGCAGATCAATGTGATCGGGCGTGTCATCGAGTCGTACGCCAAGCGGTTCGGCTACGGCGTGGTGCGGGACTTCACCGGGCACGGCATCAACACCTCGTTCCACTCCGGCCTCATCGTCCCGCACTACGACAGCCCGCACGCGACGACCGTGATGCAGCCGGGGATGACGTTCACCATCGAGCCGATGCTGACGCTCGGCACCCACGACTACGACATGTGGGACGACGGCTGGACCGTGGTCACGAAGGACCGCAGGCGCACGGCCCAGTTCGAGCACACACTGGTGGTGACGGAGACCGGCGCGGACATCCTCACCCTTCCGTAG
- a CDS encoding biliverdin-producing heme oxygenase — protein sequence MDPTATTTPFSTLIRTASHEQHTEAETSAFMGDMLGGRLGVDAYTRYTEQLWFVYRALEDGARSLREDPVAGPFIRPELMRAAELERDLTHLSGEGWRDGLEPLPATAAYAARVAQCAREWPGGYVAHHYTRYLGDLSGGQIIRGTAEKTWGFARKGDGVRFYVFEQIPNPAAFKRDYRELLDAVDADDLEKQRIVDECKRAFALNTAVFRELGQAFPLGA from the coding sequence TTGGACCCGACCGCCACCACCACGCCCTTCTCGACGCTCATCCGCACCGCTTCCCACGAACAGCACACGGAGGCGGAGACCTCGGCCTTCATGGGCGACATGCTGGGCGGACGGCTCGGGGTGGACGCGTACACGCGCTACACGGAACAGCTGTGGTTCGTCTACCGCGCGCTGGAGGACGGGGCCCGGTCGCTGCGCGAGGACCCGGTCGCCGGACCCTTCATCCGGCCGGAGCTGATGCGCGCCGCCGAGCTGGAGCGCGACCTCACCCACCTGAGCGGCGAGGGGTGGCGGGACGGCCTCGAACCGCTGCCCGCCACCGCCGCCTACGCGGCGCGGGTCGCGCAGTGCGCCCGCGAGTGGCCGGGCGGCTACGTGGCCCACCACTACACCCGCTACCTCGGGGACCTCTCGGGCGGCCAGATCATCCGCGGCACCGCCGAGAAGACCTGGGGCTTCGCCCGCAAGGGCGACGGGGTGCGGTTCTACGTCTTCGAGCAGATCCCCAACCCGGCGGCCTTCAAGCGGGACTACCGGGAGCTGCTGGACGCGGTGGACGCCGACGACCTGGAGAAGCAGCGCATCGTCGACGAGTGCAAGCGCGCGTTCGCGCTGAACACCGCCGTCTTCCGCGAACTCGGCCAGGCCTTCCCCCTCGGCGCGTAG
- a CDS encoding PhzF family phenazine biosynthesis protein, with protein sequence MNDFDVPEGIDVLRVFCGPDGRHGNPLGVVRDGRGYPGDDTRQALARKLGFSETVFVDDPERGVVDIRTPGLRLPFAGHPLVGAAWLLDLEFLEMPVGDVVARQDGEFTWITARPEWAPPRTLEQYASAAEVDALTGPPDGEGWLYVWAWEDEAAGRVRARAFPRRHDGIDEDEATGAAAMQLSARLGRALNITQGRGSQILTAPAPDGMVEIGGRVLLVVAS encoded by the coding sequence GTGAACGACTTCGACGTACCCGAAGGCATCGACGTACTGCGCGTGTTCTGCGGCCCGGACGGCCGCCACGGCAACCCGCTCGGGGTCGTGCGGGACGGGCGAGGGTATCCCGGCGACGACACCCGGCAGGCGCTCGCCCGGAAGCTGGGATTCAGCGAGACCGTGTTCGTGGACGATCCCGAGCGCGGCGTCGTGGACATCCGCACGCCGGGCCTCCGGCTGCCGTTCGCCGGGCATCCGCTCGTGGGGGCGGCCTGGCTGCTGGACCTGGAGTTCCTGGAGATGCCGGTCGGGGACGTGGTGGCCCGTCAGGACGGCGAGTTCACCTGGATCACGGCCCGCCCGGAGTGGGCTCCGCCCAGGACACTCGAACAGTACGCGTCGGCCGCGGAGGTCGACGCGCTGACCGGGCCGCCGGACGGCGAGGGATGGCTCTACGTCTGGGCCTGGGAGGACGAGGCGGCCGGACGCGTACGGGCCCGGGCCTTCCCCCGGCGCCACGACGGGATCGACGAGGACGAGGCGACCGGCGCCGCCGCCATGCAGTTGAGCGCCCGGCTCGGCCGGGCGCTCAACATCACTCAAGGGCGCGGCTCGCAGATCCTCACCGCGCCCGCGCCCGACGGCATGGTGGAGATCGGGGGACGCGTCCTTCTCGTGGTCGCGTCCTGA
- a CDS encoding HtaA domain-containing protein, with the protein MVDGTLDWGVKESFRSYVTGPIAHGKVETTGGATATSGGYRFPDATGAFDAEKQTLDAGFDGTVRFLGHEEGGSHALDLSLSGLEVRVKGGSGTLVADVSAKDRETKKVTAYTDLALADLKLPGGGLAAKGGVVTLSAVPATLTADGTRAFGGMYAKGTPLDALTVSVALDEDAELPGTAGGSGGTGGSGGTGGSGSTTGATVGGGTVGGSGALASTGADVPAGALIAASGVVVAAGAGVVIAARRRRTV; encoded by the coding sequence CTGGTCGACGGGACCCTGGACTGGGGCGTCAAGGAGTCCTTCCGCTCGTACGTCACGGGCCCGATCGCCCACGGCAAGGTCGAGACGACCGGCGGCGCCACCGCCACATCCGGCGGATACCGCTTCCCCGACGCGACCGGCGCCTTCGACGCCGAAAAGCAGACCCTGGACGCCGGGTTCGACGGCACGGTCCGTTTCCTCGGCCACGAGGAGGGCGGGTCCCACGCCCTCGACCTGTCGCTCAGCGGGCTCGAGGTGCGCGTGAAGGGCGGCTCCGGCACCCTCGTCGCCGACGTCTCGGCCAAGGACCGCGAGACCAAGAAGGTCACCGCCTACACCGACCTCGCCCTCGCCGACCTGAAGCTCCCCGGAGGCGGGCTCGCCGCGAAGGGCGGTGTGGTGACGCTCTCGGCCGTGCCCGCCACACTGACCGCCGACGGCACCAGGGCATTCGGCGGCATGTACGCCAAGGGCACCCCGCTCGACGCCCTGACGGTCTCCGTCGCCCTCGACGAGGACGCCGAACTCCCGGGCACCGCGGGCGGATCGGGCGGCACCGGAGGATCGGGCGGCACCGGCGGCAGCGGGTCCACCACCGGCGCCACGGTCGGCGGCGGCACCGTCGGCGGCTCGGGCGCCCTGGCCTCCACCGGTGCGGACGTCCCGGCCGGTGCGCTGATCGCCGCCTCCGGTGTCGTCGTCGCGGCGGGCGCGGGCGTGGTGATCGCCGCGCGCCGCCGCCGTACCGTCTGA
- a CDS encoding HtaA domain-containing protein: MPPSVSARALAVALLAVLFGALLPATAAQAASRTVQGGRLDWGIRSSFQSYVTGPIAQGSWSLTGGAATVGGSQFRFHSATGSYDPASGAFRAGFSGGVHFVGHKQAGGGNRLDLTISRPTVRISGGAGTLHADMVSRDRASGRVTTNAQVPLATLGLSGIDMRGGSTPVALVGVPATLTAQGARAFAGYYAAGTPLDPVSLSVDTRAPAGAKPAKSAAPTDSAPGQQKRKDTAGRFEDAAVDWGVRRTYREYVTGSIGRGRWTLTGGAQDGGALFRFPRGEGTYDAARQELTASFAGSVHFTGADGLDLRLGGFTARVASGRGALLADVTTGGVTREDVPLVAFPVEDFTPEDGLAALTEAPTTLTADGAEAFGSLYKAGTAMGDLGSEAGPSKAPSAGPAESPAARPAAAESGSRTSLAVGGGAVLLVALAAVLFTVHRRRTGPDS; encoded by the coding sequence ATGCCGCCGTCCGTCTCCGCCCGCGCGCTCGCCGTCGCGCTCCTCGCGGTGCTGTTCGGAGCCCTGCTCCCGGCCACCGCCGCGCAGGCCGCGAGCCGCACGGTTCAGGGGGGCCGACTGGACTGGGGCATCAGGTCCTCTTTCCAGAGCTATGTCACCGGGCCCATCGCGCAGGGCAGTTGGAGCCTGACGGGCGGAGCCGCGACGGTCGGTGGAAGCCAGTTCCGCTTCCACTCCGCGACCGGCTCCTACGACCCGGCGAGCGGGGCCTTCCGGGCCGGCTTCTCCGGCGGGGTCCACTTCGTCGGCCACAAGCAGGCCGGCGGCGGCAACCGGCTGGACCTCACCATCAGCCGCCCCACCGTCCGGATCTCCGGCGGAGCCGGGACGCTCCACGCCGACATGGTCAGCAGGGACCGGGCGAGCGGCCGGGTCACCACCAACGCCCAGGTACCGCTCGCCACGCTCGGGCTCTCCGGCATCGACATGAGGGGCGGATCCACGCCCGTCGCCCTCGTGGGTGTCCCCGCGACTCTGACGGCGCAGGGCGCGCGCGCCTTCGCCGGCTACTACGCGGCGGGCACGCCGCTGGACCCGGTCAGCCTCTCCGTCGACACGAGGGCCCCGGCCGGCGCGAAGCCGGCGAAGTCCGCGGCGCCCACGGACTCCGCCCCCGGGCAGCAGAAGAGGAAGGACACCGCGGGACGCTTCGAGGACGCCGCGGTGGACTGGGGTGTGCGCCGCACCTACCGCGAGTACGTCACCGGCTCCATCGGCCGCGGCAGGTGGACACTCACCGGCGGGGCCCAGGACGGCGGCGCCCTCTTCCGCTTCCCCCGGGGCGAGGGAACCTACGACGCGGCGCGGCAGGAGCTGACCGCCTCCTTCGCCGGGAGCGTCCACTTCACCGGCGCCGACGGCCTCGACCTCCGGCTGGGCGGATTCACCGCCCGGGTGGCCTCGGGCAGGGGCGCGCTCCTGGCCGACGTCACCACCGGGGGCGTCACGCGCGAGGACGTCCCGCTCGTCGCCTTCCCCGTGGAGGACTTCACCCCCGAGGACGGGCTCGCCGCCCTCACCGAGGCCCCCACGACGCTCACCGCGGACGGCGCCGAGGCCTTCGGCTCCCTCTACAAGGCCGGTACGGCGATGGGTGACCTGGGCAGCGAAGCCGGACCCTCGAAGGCGCCCTCGGCGGGCCCCGCCGAGAGCCCCGCCGCCCGCCCGGCCGCTGCGGAGTCCGGCTCCCGTACCTCTCTCGCCGTCGGGGGCGGCGCCGTACTGCTCGTGGCCCTCGCCGCGGTGCTGTTCACGGTCCACCGCCGCCGCACCGGACCCGACAGCTGA
- a CDS encoding heme/hemin ABC transporter substrate-binding protein, with protein sequence MRLPQYSAAAVRRAVRRRTGGPAALASAVALAAVLTGCGGAGTPASGPADGTTAAVARGVVEPLAATPSPRLPVTVRSADGDDVTVTSTDRIVPLTGSLSEIVFTLGLGEQVVARDITATFEQAAKLPVVTRAHDVSAEGVLSLRPTVVLADTTTGPAEAVAQIRDAGIALVVVEPAKELADVGRRIGAVAAALGVPAAGDELKARTESRIAAVREAVPARPEDERPRVAFLYLRGSASVYLLGGGDSGASSLLEAAGAVDAGKASGLAKDFTALTSEALAAAAPDAVLVMSKGLASVGGVDGLVKIPGVAETPAGMDRRVVSVDDGVLLNYGPRTDRVLAELVEQLYPDGGKK encoded by the coding sequence GTGCGATTGCCCCAGTACTCCGCCGCAGCGGTCCGAAGAGCCGTGCGACGGCGCACCGGTGGGCCCGCGGCCCTGGCCTCCGCCGTGGCACTCGCCGCGGTGCTGACCGGCTGCGGCGGTGCGGGAACGCCGGCCTCCGGGCCGGCCGACGGGACAACCGCCGCTGTCGCGCGGGGCGTTGTGGAGCCCCTGGCCGCCACCCCCTCCCCGCGTCTGCCCGTCACCGTGCGCTCGGCCGACGGCGACGACGTCACCGTCACGTCGACCGACCGGATCGTGCCGCTCACCGGCTCGCTCAGCGAGATCGTCTTCACGCTCGGCCTCGGCGAACAGGTGGTGGCGCGGGACATCACCGCCACCTTCGAACAGGCCGCGAAGCTGCCGGTCGTGACGCGCGCCCACGACGTCTCCGCCGAGGGCGTGCTCTCGCTGCGGCCCACCGTGGTCCTCGCCGACACCACGACCGGACCCGCGGAGGCCGTCGCCCAGATCCGTGACGCGGGGATCGCCCTCGTGGTCGTCGAACCGGCGAAGGAACTCGCCGACGTGGGCCGGCGGATCGGTGCCGTGGCGGCCGCGCTGGGCGTGCCGGCGGCGGGCGACGAACTGAAGGCGCGCACGGAGTCACGCATCGCCGCCGTGCGCGAGGCGGTCCCCGCCCGGCCCGAGGACGAGCGCCCGCGCGTCGCCTTCCTCTATCTGCGCGGCTCGGCCTCCGTCTACCTGCTGGGCGGTGGCGACTCCGGCGCGAGCTCGCTGCTCGAAGCGGCGGGCGCCGTCGACGCGGGCAAGGCCTCCGGCCTGGCCAAGGACTTCACCGCCCTCACCAGCGAAGCCCTCGCGGCGGCCGCGCCGGACGCCGTCCTCGTCATGAGCAAGGGCCTCGCGTCGGTGGGTGGCGTGGACGGCCTGGTGAAGATCCCGGGCGTCGCCGAGACGCCGGCCGGCATGGACCGCCGCGTCGTGTCGGTGGACGACGGGGTCCTGCTGAACTACGGGCCGCGCACCGACCGCGTGCTGGCCGAACTCGTGGAGCAGCTCTACCCGGACGGCGGGAAGAAGTGA
- a CDS encoding FecCD family ABC transporter permease — protein MTATSYDGPATRAARARRGRTLALTASLAAALFACCLSSAGLGAYGIPLGDVLSSVQHRLGLGGHALDRVGESVLWNVRLPRVVLALLVGASLGCAGALMQGVFGNPLAEPGVIGISSGAAVGAVASIALGLTFFGNWTVTVCAFASGLATVLLVYALSRSGGRTEVVTLILTGIAVNAFAGALIGLFIFFADNAQITQITFWQLGSLAQATWPKVLAVLPCAVLGLLVAPFHAGKLDLLALGERPARHLGVDVERLRIVLVLVVALLTAAAVAVAGIISFVGLLVPHLLRMANGPGHRFLVPGSALGGALVLVAADLAARTVADPAELPLGVLTALLGSPFFFWLLRRTRRRQGGWA, from the coding sequence GTGACGGCCACCTCGTACGACGGGCCGGCGACGCGGGCGGCACGCGCCCGGCGCGGCAGGACCCTCGCCCTCACCGCGTCCCTGGCCGCCGCGTTGTTCGCCTGCTGCCTGTCGTCCGCCGGACTCGGCGCGTACGGCATCCCGCTCGGGGACGTCCTCTCCTCCGTCCAGCACCGGCTCGGCCTCGGCGGGCACGCCCTGGACCGGGTCGGTGAGAGCGTCCTGTGGAACGTACGGCTGCCGAGGGTCGTCCTCGCCCTCCTCGTCGGCGCCTCGCTCGGCTGCGCCGGGGCGCTGATGCAGGGGGTGTTCGGCAATCCGCTGGCCGAGCCCGGGGTGATCGGCATCTCCTCGGGTGCTGCCGTCGGCGCGGTGGCGTCCATCGCGCTCGGCCTGACCTTCTTCGGCAACTGGACGGTCACCGTCTGCGCGTTCGCGTCCGGCCTCGCGACGGTCCTGCTGGTCTACGCGCTCTCACGCTCCGGCGGCCGGACGGAGGTGGTGACGCTGATCCTGACCGGCATCGCCGTGAACGCCTTCGCGGGCGCGCTGATCGGTCTGTTCATCTTCTTCGCCGACAACGCCCAGATCACCCAGATCACCTTCTGGCAGCTCGGTTCGCTGGCCCAGGCGACCTGGCCGAAGGTGCTCGCCGTGCTGCCGTGCGCGGTCCTCGGGCTGCTCGTCGCCCCGTTCCACGCCGGGAAGCTGGACCTGCTCGCACTCGGCGAACGCCCGGCCCGCCATCTGGGCGTCGACGTCGAACGGCTGCGGATCGTCCTCGTCCTCGTCGTGGCGCTGCTGACCGCCGCCGCCGTCGCCGTCGCCGGGATCATCTCCTTCGTCGGGCTGCTCGTCCCGCATCTGCTGCGGATGGCGAACGGACCCGGGCACCGCTTCCTCGTGCCGGGCAGCGCGCTCGGCGGGGCGCTGGTGCTGGTCGCGGCCGACCTCGCGGCGCGCACGGTGGCCGACCCGGCCGAGCTCCCGCTCGGCGTACTGACCGCACTCCTCGGCAGCCCGTTCTTCTTCTGGCTGCTGCGCAGAACCCGTCGCAGGCAAGGTGGTTGGGCATGA
- a CDS encoding heme ABC transporter ATP-binding protein translates to MNPFRRPLGTRRRVLPSPAAAGAAVAEATGLGVRLGGRPVLDSVDLTVRAGEVLALVGPNGAGKSTLLAALSADLPVDSGEVRIDGRPVAGWSAAELALRRAVLPQTAALAFPFPVEDVVRMGRAPWAGTARQDEDGEAVAAAMAATEVSDFATRPFSALSGGERARVALARVLAQRAPLLLLDEPTAALDLRHQELVLRICRERAAAGEAVVVVLHDLGLAAAYADRAVVLRGGRVAAAGPPAGVFTGALLGEVYRQAVEVFPHPRTGVPLVVPKRLA, encoded by the coding sequence ATGAACCCGTTCAGGAGGCCGCTGGGGACCCGCCGCCGGGTGCTGCCCTCCCCCGCGGCCGCCGGAGCCGCCGTGGCCGAGGCCACCGGTCTGGGCGTCCGGCTGGGCGGACGCCCGGTCCTCGATTCCGTGGACCTGACCGTCCGGGCCGGTGAGGTACTGGCCCTCGTCGGGCCGAACGGCGCCGGGAAGTCCACGCTGCTCGCCGCCCTGTCGGCCGATCTGCCGGTGGACAGCGGGGAGGTCCGTATCGACGGCCGCCCCGTCGCCGGCTGGTCCGCGGCCGAACTCGCCCTGCGGCGGGCGGTGCTGCCGCAGACGGCCGCACTCGCCTTCCCCTTCCCGGTCGAGGACGTCGTACGGATGGGGCGCGCGCCGTGGGCGGGGACGGCCCGCCAGGACGAGGACGGGGAAGCGGTCGCCGCGGCCATGGCGGCGACGGAGGTGTCGGACTTCGCCACCCGCCCCTTCTCCGCCCTGTCCGGCGGCGAGCGCGCCCGCGTCGCCCTGGCCCGGGTGCTCGCCCAGCGTGCCCCTCTGCTGCTCCTGGACGAGCCGACGGCGGCGCTCGACCTCCGCCATCAGGAACTGGTGCTGCGGATCTGCCGGGAACGCGCGGCCGCCGGGGAGGCGGTGGTCGTGGTGCTGCACGATCTCGGGCTGGCCGCGGCCTACGCCGACCGGGCCGTGGTGCTGCGGGGCGGCAGGGTCGCCGCGGCCGGCCCGCCCGCCGGGGTGTTCACCGGCGCGCTGCTGGGCGAGGTGTACCGGCAGGCGGTCGAGGTGTTCCCCCACCCGCGGACCGGTGTGCCGCTCGTCGTACCGAAAAGGCTTGCTTGA
- the efeO gene encoding iron uptake system protein EfeO: MRALRTSVVTAVATVAALTAVTGCAEKSDGKGDGAVRVVAKDDSCAVSAKKIPAGHVELAVENKGSKVTEVYVLFPDDRIVTERENIGPGTKAKITAEIKAGTYEIACKPGMQGKGIRQTVEVTGGKAAARSPEMDRAVAGYRTYVQTQADETLPKVKAFTDAVAAGDVEAAKKAYAGSRIGWERTEPVAESFGDIDPKVDVREDGLEDGQKWTGWHRLEKALWQDGKLGSEEKALAPTLYTDLLDWQKRVGRADITPTSMANGAKELLDEVATGKVTGEEERYSHTDLVDFKANVEGAEQSYTLLKPVASKNDAALTASLDKQFAALNTLLDKYRADKASYDFTSYDKVGKAERKELSDAVNALAEPLSKLAAAVTK, from the coding sequence ATGCGAGCCCTTCGTACCTCCGTCGTCACCGCCGTCGCCACGGTGGCCGCACTGACCGCCGTCACGGGCTGCGCGGAGAAGAGCGACGGCAAGGGCGACGGCGCCGTCCGGGTCGTCGCCAAGGACGACTCGTGCGCGGTGTCGGCGAAGAAGATCCCGGCGGGCCACGTCGAACTCGCCGTGGAGAACAAGGGGTCCAAGGTCACCGAGGTCTACGTCCTGTTCCCGGACGACCGGATCGTCACCGAGCGCGAGAACATCGGCCCGGGCACCAAGGCGAAGATCACGGCCGAGATCAAGGCCGGCACGTACGAGATCGCCTGCAAGCCCGGCATGCAGGGCAAGGGCATCCGCCAGACGGTCGAGGTCACCGGGGGCAAGGCGGCCGCGCGCAGCCCCGAGATGGACCGGGCCGTCGCCGGTTACCGCACCTACGTGCAGACGCAGGCCGACGAGACGCTGCCGAAGGTGAAGGCCTTCACGGACGCCGTCGCCGCGGGTGACGTCGAGGCGGCGAAGAAGGCGTACGCCGGCTCCCGGATCGGCTGGGAGCGCACCGAGCCGGTCGCCGAGTCCTTCGGTGACATCGACCCGAAGGTCGACGTCCGCGAGGACGGGCTGGAGGACGGCCAGAAGTGGACCGGCTGGCACCGCCTGGAGAAGGCGCTGTGGCAGGACGGGAAGCTGGGTTCCGAGGAGAAGGCCCTCGCACCCACCCTCTACACGGACCTGCTGGACTGGCAGAAGCGGGTCGGCCGGGCCGACATCACCCCGACCTCGATGGCCAACGGCGCCAAGGAACTCCTCGACGAGGTCGCCACCGGCAAGGTCACCGGTGAGGAGGAGCGCTACAGCCACACCGACCTCGTCGACTTCAAGGCGAACGTCGAGGGCGCCGAGCAGTCCTACACGCTGCTCAAGCCGGTCGCGTCGAAGAACGACGCGGCGCTGACCGCCTCCCTGGACAAGCAGTTCGCGGCGCTGAACACGCTGCTGGACAAGTACCGCGCCGACAAGGCCTCCTACGACTTCACGTCGTACGACAAGGTCGGCAAGGCGGAGCGCAAGGAGCTCTCCGACGCGGTCAACGCGCTGGCCGAGCCGCTGTCCAAGCTGGCCGCCGCGGTCACGAAGTAA